The Desulfosporosinus acidiphilus SJ4 genome has a window encoding:
- the clpP gene encoding ATP-dependent Clp endopeptidase proteolytic subunit ClpP produces MGYLVPMVVEQTNRGERSYDIYSRLLKDRIIFLGGGIDDDVANLVVAQMLFLEAEDPEKDINLYINSPGGSITAGMAIYDTMQYIRSDVRTICIGMAASMGAFLLAAGAKGKRVALPNSEVLIHQPLIGGHGLSGQATEIEIHAKQLLRTKSKMNQILAAKTGQPLEKIERDTDRDYYMSAEEAKEYGLVDQILEKVELKKETESNS; encoded by the coding sequence ATGGGTTATCTTGTTCCTATGGTTGTAGAGCAAACGAATCGCGGAGAGCGCTCCTATGATATCTACTCGCGACTCCTTAAAGATCGAATTATTTTTCTTGGAGGCGGCATCGACGATGACGTGGCCAATCTTGTAGTGGCGCAAATGCTTTTCCTCGAAGCAGAAGATCCGGAAAAAGATATTAATTTGTACATTAATAGTCCGGGCGGCTCAATAACGGCAGGAATGGCGATTTACGACACGATGCAATACATTCGCTCTGACGTACGTACTATCTGCATTGGGATGGCTGCCAGTATGGGAGCTTTCCTGCTGGCTGCCGGTGCCAAAGGGAAACGTGTTGCCCTTCCTAATTCCGAGGTCCTAATTCATCAGCCATTAATTGGCGGTCATGGACTCTCAGGGCAAGCAACGGAAATCGAAATTCATGCCAAGCAATTGCTGAGGACTAAGTCAAAAATGAACCAAATTTTAGCTGCCAAAACAGGGCAGCCCTTGGAAAAGATAGAAAGAGACACGGATCGGGATTATTATATGTCCGCCGAAGAGGCTAAAGAATATGGTCTTGTTGATCAAATCTTGGAAAAGGTTGAACTTAAGAAAGAAACTGAAAGCAATAGCTGA
- a CDS encoding P-II family nitrogen regulator: protein MKKIEAIIRPGKLDIVKDALSHHGVNGLTVTQVIGCGKQKGHTEVYRGVEYTIHLIPKVKIEIVVKDGDVDSVIQTIVKEARTGEIGDGKIFVTSVENAYTIRTGNVGENAL, encoded by the coding sequence ATGAAGAAGATCGAAGCCATTATTCGTCCCGGAAAGCTGGACATAGTCAAAGATGCCCTTAGTCATCATGGTGTCAATGGCTTAACGGTCACTCAGGTCATTGGCTGCGGCAAGCAAAAAGGGCATACTGAGGTTTATCGGGGAGTAGAGTATACTATTCATTTAATCCCTAAAGTTAAAATTGAAATTGTCGTCAAAGACGGGGATGTTGATTCAGTGATTCAGACGATTGTAAAAGAAGCGAGAACCGGTGAAATAGGGGATGGGAAGATCTTTGTAACCTCTGTGGAAAATGCCTATACTATCAGAACCGGAAATGTGGGCGAAAATGCCTTATAA
- a CDS encoding ammonium transporter, protein MNTGDTAFVLVSTALVLLMTPGLAFFYGGMVRKKNVLSTIMHSWIIIGLISLQWILIGYTLAFGPDFHGIIGSLNWLGLNGVGAAPNPDYAATIPAIVFMAFQMMFAVITPALISGSFAERMRFPAFIIFTLLWATLIYDPLAHWVWGVGGFLRNLGALDFAGGNVVHISSGYSGLIVALVLGKRKGLGRDSMAPHHIPFTILGAGLLWFGWFGFNAGSALGANGLAGIALVNTNTAAAAAAIAWAVVERYHRGKSTVLGAASGAVAGLVAITPGAGFVTPLSSILIGFIGGVICYLTISVMKAKFGYDDALDAFGCHGIGGTWGALATGIFATKAINPAGANGLLYGNPSQLGIQALSVAATVAFAVIGSWILLKVIGLFTTLRVSEDQEAIGLDLSLHGEEAYPDFI, encoded by the coding sequence ATGAATACAGGAGATACGGCGTTTGTCTTGGTGTCAACGGCTCTTGTTCTTTTAATGACGCCTGGTTTAGCATTTTTTTACGGAGGCATGGTTCGCAAAAAGAATGTTCTCAGCACAATTATGCATAGTTGGATTATTATTGGACTTATATCATTACAGTGGATTTTAATAGGTTATACTTTAGCCTTTGGGCCGGATTTTCATGGTATAATCGGCAGTCTGAACTGGCTGGGCCTCAATGGAGTTGGGGCAGCCCCTAACCCAGATTATGCTGCGACAATTCCCGCCATTGTCTTCATGGCTTTTCAGATGATGTTTGCTGTAATAACTCCTGCACTGATCAGCGGTTCATTTGCTGAACGGATGCGCTTTCCGGCCTTTATTATCTTTACACTGCTCTGGGCGACGCTGATTTATGACCCCTTGGCACATTGGGTTTGGGGTGTAGGCGGTTTTTTAAGAAACCTGGGGGCTTTAGATTTTGCAGGCGGAAATGTGGTTCATATCAGTTCTGGTTATTCTGGTCTGATAGTGGCTCTGGTCCTGGGAAAACGTAAAGGTCTGGGCAGAGATTCCATGGCTCCCCATCACATTCCTTTTACCATCTTAGGAGCTGGTCTTTTGTGGTTTGGCTGGTTCGGGTTTAACGCCGGAAGTGCCTTGGGGGCCAACGGATTAGCCGGTATAGCTTTGGTTAATACCAATACGGCTGCCGCTGCCGCGGCAATAGCCTGGGCTGTGGTAGAACGTTATCATCGCGGAAAATCGACGGTTTTAGGCGCTGCCAGTGGTGCTGTGGCAGGATTAGTAGCCATTACACCGGGCGCAGGATTTGTGACGCCCCTTTCTTCAATCCTCATTGGTTTTATCGGAGGTGTCATATGTTATCTGACCATTAGTGTGATGAAGGCGAAATTCGGCTATGATGACGCTTTAGATGCTTTTGGCTGTCATGGAATTGGCGGTACTTGGGGAGCCCTAGCCACCGGTATTTTTGCCACAAAGGCCATTAATCCTGCCGGCGCTAACGGACTCTTGTACGGCAACCCGTCCCAGTTAGGAATCCAGGCTTTAAGCGTTGCAGCTACAGTGGCTTTTGCTGTAATTGGGTCTTGGATACTTTTGAAGGTCATCGGACTCTTCACGACACTGCGTGTCAGTGAAGACCAAGAGGCCATTGGTCTGGATTTGTCGCTGCATGGAGAAGAAGCATATCCCGACTTTATCTAA
- a CDS encoding DUF445 domain-containing protein, which translates to MNYRKKANITLSIVFIGFLGSVLLKHRYPDIVELQLLNFMLEAALVGGIADWFAVTAIFKKPLGWGYHTELIPRNRVKLIEAVAGMVQTELLHMDLIRRKISGIDFLDGLIQFVERRGGAAYLADKTTLLIQGLAGKQDPGALAEKLAELLQKNAEKWTLAPWAEKLSRWALTKGYLDQGLDRLTELLWEKASEAETRLVILNYLETIKAEKLGNGGSIFRTLLGFVEMSDGLNMEEAADALHIELLLTLRKFNDPADPLRLTLKKSLVKNLDSLMIDPNFRDQLELWKKELLHEEFLKELLTKVLRITLDTASTDSETLNNLVGPYVRQGWHDLLNNKPLQVQLNTLVIDIVCQAIQNEHHEIGTIVRETLTSYSNEDLNRFVEEKAGNDLQWIRINGSMIGGAVGMFLFLFLDYVYDPYIGPFIMSFAHQFH; encoded by the coding sequence ATGAATTATCGCAAGAAAGCCAATATTACACTTTCGATAGTCTTTATCGGCTTTTTAGGCTCTGTTCTGCTAAAACACCGGTACCCGGATATTGTTGAACTTCAGCTTCTGAATTTCATGCTCGAAGCGGCGTTGGTAGGTGGAATTGCCGATTGGTTTGCTGTCACTGCCATATTTAAGAAACCTTTGGGTTGGGGCTATCACACAGAACTCATCCCCCGTAATCGCGTGAAGCTCATTGAGGCAGTTGCCGGGATGGTACAAACAGAACTATTACATATGGATTTAATTCGCCGAAAAATCTCAGGAATTGACTTCCTGGACGGACTTATACAGTTCGTGGAAAGAAGAGGCGGGGCAGCCTATTTAGCGGATAAAACAACACTCTTAATTCAAGGCTTGGCGGGAAAACAGGACCCCGGCGCTTTGGCTGAGAAATTAGCAGAGTTGCTTCAAAAGAATGCAGAGAAATGGACTCTGGCCCCTTGGGCGGAGAAGTTAAGCCGCTGGGCTTTAACTAAGGGGTATCTTGATCAAGGCTTGGACCGCTTGACTGAACTGCTCTGGGAAAAGGCCTCAGAAGCAGAGACCCGCCTGGTTATTCTAAATTATCTGGAGACCATCAAAGCTGAAAAACTAGGCAACGGCGGGTCAATTTTCCGAACGTTATTGGGTTTCGTAGAAATGTCCGATGGGTTGAACATGGAAGAAGCGGCAGATGCTCTGCATATTGAGCTTCTGCTTACCTTGCGCAAGTTTAATGATCCTGCAGATCCCTTGCGCTTAACCTTAAAGAAAAGCTTAGTAAAGAATCTGGATTCGTTAATGATCGATCCTAACTTCAGGGATCAACTTGAACTATGGAAGAAGGAGCTATTGCATGAAGAGTTTCTCAAGGAACTCTTAACAAAGGTTCTGCGCATAACCTTAGATACCGCTTCAACTGATTCGGAAACGCTGAATAACCTGGTCGGTCCTTATGTCCGGCAAGGCTGGCATGATTTATTGAACAATAAACCTCTTCAAGTGCAGCTTAATACTTTGGTCATAGACATCGTATGTCAGGCCATTCAAAATGAGCACCACGAAATAGGAACGATCGTCAGGGAAACTCTTACCAGTTACTCAAATGAAGATTTGAACCGTTTTGTAGAAGAAAAGGCAGGCAATGATCTGCAGTGGATTCGGATCAATGGCTCGATGATCGGCGGGGCCGTAGGGATGTTTTTATTTTTGTTCTTAGATTATGTTTATGACCCATATATAGGTCCATTTATTATGAGTTTTGCACATCAGTTTCACTAA
- a CDS encoding DUF445 domain-containing protein, with the protein MVKKINNTQSANLTLGGITLGFLLSYPFHATSFVGGLISSGCSAGMIGGLADWFAVTALFRRPLGIKPSKILRTEIIPRNRERIFDALADMVQDELLTQEVLKRKLTIWDFAGALIKVFQQDEVKDSAKELLADLSENFIRSLDTKPISQSLMGLFQDNLSSFELSRIFGDVLEFSLEHGEIDYLLKTFCGAMREFLAQPSANRALTKMVDAAITRYGANNPTRKLVGKFLPSPDVLAQGLIDKGKTALQDGTVEQWLKESLHNVVLNLKTNREMQEKFTEYCSKVLTYVYSADSIPENAESERVASSGPNFISTGIERGMKKLRDNWDQNLELLKHKPAFRKTLNGEIQDFLQKQIEVHHDFIGRMVREGLYPLTDDRLVRLIEEKAGNDLQMIRINGSIVGGLVGMLIYVLGMVFR; encoded by the coding sequence ATGGTCAAAAAAATCAATAACACCCAAAGCGCTAATCTTACCCTAGGGGGAATCACCTTAGGGTTTTTGTTAAGCTATCCTTTTCACGCAACAAGTTTTGTAGGCGGACTGATCTCCAGCGGATGCAGTGCAGGGATGATCGGGGGACTTGCCGATTGGTTTGCAGTAACGGCTTTATTTCGCCGGCCCCTGGGAATAAAACCTAGCAAGATATTGCGTACGGAGATTATTCCCCGGAATCGCGAAAGGATTTTTGATGCCTTAGCAGATATGGTTCAGGATGAATTGTTGACGCAAGAAGTGCTCAAGAGAAAGTTAACAATTTGGGACTTTGCAGGGGCATTAATCAAAGTCTTTCAGCAGGATGAAGTTAAGGACTCGGCCAAGGAATTGCTTGCGGATTTAAGTGAGAATTTCATCCGCAGCTTGGATACAAAACCTATTTCCCAATCTCTCATGGGGCTCTTTCAAGATAATCTGAGCAGTTTTGAGCTTTCTCGAATTTTCGGTGATGTTTTAGAATTTTCTCTGGAACATGGTGAGATAGATTATTTGCTGAAAACCTTTTGTGGGGCCATGAGAGAGTTTCTTGCTCAACCCTCGGCAAATAGAGCTTTGACAAAGATGGTGGATGCAGCTATAACGAGGTATGGTGCCAATAACCCAACGCGGAAACTTGTTGGTAAGTTTTTACCTTCACCGGACGTCCTTGCTCAAGGCTTAATAGACAAAGGCAAGACTGCCTTACAAGATGGTACCGTCGAGCAATGGCTGAAGGAATCGCTGCATAACGTAGTTTTGAACTTAAAGACTAACCGGGAAATGCAAGAGAAGTTCACCGAATATTGCTCCAAGGTTCTGACTTATGTGTACTCCGCTGACAGCATACCTGAAAACGCAGAAAGTGAGCGGGTAGCAAGTTCCGGTCCTAACTTTATTTCAACCGGTATTGAACGCGGAATGAAGAAGCTGCGGGACAACTGGGATCAAAATCTGGAATTACTTAAGCATAAGCCTGCCTTCAGAAAAACTTTGAACGGGGAAATTCAGGACTTCCTTCAGAAGCAGATTGAAGTTCATCATGATTTTATTGGACGAATGGTTCGGGAAGGCTTATATCCCTTAACCGATGATAGGCTCGTCAGGCTCATTGAAGAGAAGGCGGGCAATGACTTGCAAATGATTCGGATCAACGGATCCATCGTGGGCGGTTTAGTGGGTATGCTTATTTATGTATTGGGGATGGTATTTCGATGA
- a CDS encoding MFS transporter: MNKKMMGPMAILFIIQFLVMVGFGIVVPILPFLVSKLGGGAFALGVFMSAYSIMQFIFAPVWGKLSDGIGRRPVILLGLFGYGVTFLMFGMVNNLYVLIILRALAGIVSSATLPTAMAYLADITEGADRSKGMGMIGAAMGMGMIFGPALGGFLGKYSFSLPFFVAGGLALLLLPFTWIFLPESLKEMNKGQGRKRARLTPQVLKDPLFFLFAFNFTLNFTMSMFESTFALLASAKVGFGPTDMGITFAILGIFAVIVQGGLIGKLAKTFGDAKLVNTGALLCALGLLSIIITADAKNIIFLVSATVIFMVGNSLMVPTSSSLVSKQSNQGQGMSLGLFQSFASLGRILGPLTGGALFGLNMGFPYVAGAALLVLVVLVAGPKISVNIPRPLVQD, translated from the coding sequence ATGAACAAGAAAATGATGGGGCCTATGGCGATATTGTTTATTATTCAGTTTTTAGTCATGGTAGGGTTTGGGATTGTCGTTCCGATTCTTCCGTTTTTGGTAAGCAAACTTGGCGGTGGTGCCTTTGCCCTTGGAGTTTTTATGTCCGCGTATTCAATTATGCAATTTATTTTTGCTCCTGTTTGGGGTAAACTTTCCGATGGAATCGGGAGGCGCCCGGTAATTCTTCTGGGATTGTTCGGCTATGGCGTGACCTTTTTGATGTTTGGCATGGTCAACAATCTTTATGTTTTGATTATTCTTCGTGCTCTGGCCGGAATCGTTTCCTCCGCGACGCTCCCGACAGCAATGGCCTACTTGGCGGATATTACAGAAGGAGCAGACCGTTCAAAGGGAATGGGGATGATCGGTGCGGCTATGGGCATGGGAATGATTTTCGGCCCTGCTTTGGGAGGTTTCTTAGGAAAATATAGTTTCTCGCTGCCCTTTTTTGTGGCTGGCGGACTGGCCTTATTGCTCCTTCCCTTTACCTGGATTTTCTTGCCGGAATCTCTTAAAGAAATGAATAAGGGTCAAGGTCGAAAGAGAGCCAGGCTCACACCCCAGGTGCTTAAAGACCCGCTATTTTTTCTTTTCGCGTTTAACTTCACTTTAAACTTCACAATGTCTATGTTTGAGAGCACCTTTGCCTTATTAGCTTCAGCTAAAGTAGGTTTCGGCCCAACTGATATGGGAATCACCTTTGCAATCTTAGGTATCTTTGCTGTGATTGTACAGGGAGGACTTATCGGAAAACTAGCCAAAACCTTTGGAGATGCAAAACTTGTCAATACAGGGGCACTTCTATGCGCTCTTGGGCTATTGTCCATCATTATTACGGCTGATGCTAAAAATATTATTTTTTTAGTTTCCGCAACAGTCATCTTTATGGTGGGGAATTCCTTAATGGTTCCCACAAGTTCAAGTCTTGTCTCCAAACAAAGCAATCAGGGACAAGGAATGTCCCTTGGGCTTTTCCAATCCTTCGCCAGCCTGGGAAGAATCCTCGGGCCTTTGACAGGCGGGGCCCTTTTTGGTTTGAACATGGGTTTTCCCTATGTTGCCGGGGCAGCTCTTTTAGTGCTTGTTGTTCTGGTGGCGGGACCTAAAATAAGTGTCAATATTCCTAGACCTCTGGTACAAGACTAG
- a CDS encoding MarR family winged helix-turn-helix transcriptional regulator codes for MIRDQKMKLMEETDDLFRRVWKRYQSFLMLTSSEISVHQMIFLKFLEHKGTCTPSDIAQKFGITLGAVTGFVDRLYKLGLIRRTRSEEDRRVVLIELAPQGKETLVILEKERKKKFGCLLHKFDGLYLTDLNKSLEQLNKVLAELETELETELKTEL; via the coding sequence GTGATTCGGGATCAGAAGATGAAACTTATGGAAGAAACAGATGATTTGTTCAGAAGAGTCTGGAAAAGGTATCAGAGTTTCTTAATGTTGACATCAAGCGAGATTTCCGTGCATCAAATGATTTTCCTTAAATTTCTGGAGCATAAAGGAACTTGTACTCCTTCAGACATTGCTCAGAAATTTGGGATTACCCTGGGTGCTGTGACGGGTTTTGTGGATCGCTTGTATAAGTTAGGACTGATCAGGCGAACTCGCAGCGAGGAAGACCGCAGAGTCGTACTTATAGAACTTGCGCCCCAAGGTAAAGAAACGCTCGTGATTTTAGAAAAAGAGCGGAAGAAAAAATTTGGCTGCTTGCTGCATAAATTCGATGGCTTATATCTTACAGATCTGAACAAATCGTTGGAACAATTAAACAAGGTTTTGGCTGAATTAGAAACAGAATTAGAAACAGAGTTAAAAACGGAATTATAG
- a CDS encoding acyl-CoA dehydrogenase family protein, with protein sequence MFDFLLTDDQLQLQKEASNFVKEKVPKQLILDMDEEKVIYPVEYLQKLGEAKLMGLRFAPEYGGRGLGWVDEIGVLEEIGVLGTSLACLYSLPSIVGEAISRFGSEDLKLRYLKPTLEGTRYTAEALTEPRGGSDFFGATTIAVKDGDDYILNGQKRFVVGAEGADYFMVYAKTNPEGKSHESMSAFIVDRGPGVEVAHVYGLMGTRGGGAGRVVFKNVRVPRANLLGKEHGAAEIFYQMMIPERMTSAAGALGMARAALEVAALYSTKRKAFGQKIKDFQGVSFKVADSITRLDAARSLVYAAAKAIDSGIPSSQGRRMVSEAKKFATETAWAVVNDAMQMMGGIGYTNVFPVERLLRDTRLIMIWTGTNEVMNLIIQHEYYKELHTQMQNHRAIEEDAQNAHLNEEKVYE encoded by the coding sequence ATGTTTGACTTTCTGCTGACAGATGATCAACTCCAACTGCAGAAGGAGGCCAGTAATTTCGTTAAGGAAAAAGTCCCTAAACAATTAATTTTAGATATGGATGAAGAAAAAGTAATTTATCCTGTGGAATATCTTCAAAAACTTGGAGAAGCTAAGCTTATGGGTCTGCGCTTCGCGCCTGAGTACGGAGGCCGGGGACTGGGATGGGTCGATGAAATAGGGGTTCTGGAGGAAATCGGCGTTTTAGGAACGAGTTTGGCCTGTCTTTATTCATTACCTTCAATTGTAGGCGAAGCAATTTCTCGTTTCGGTTCGGAAGATCTTAAACTTCGATACCTAAAGCCGACCCTGGAGGGGACCCGTTATACTGCTGAAGCTTTGACGGAACCCCGGGGAGGGTCTGATTTCTTTGGGGCAACGACGATCGCTGTAAAAGATGGTGATGATTACATACTTAACGGACAGAAGCGCTTTGTGGTGGGTGCAGAGGGCGCAGATTATTTTATGGTTTATGCCAAGACAAATCCTGAAGGCAAGTCTCATGAAAGTATGAGTGCTTTTATCGTTGACAGGGGCCCGGGCGTAGAAGTCGCCCACGTCTATGGACTGATGGGCACCCGCGGAGGAGGAGCGGGAAGGGTTGTATTTAAGAATGTAAGAGTTCCGAGGGCCAATCTTTTAGGGAAGGAACATGGTGCTGCGGAAATTTTCTATCAGATGATGATTCCGGAAAGAATGACCAGCGCAGCAGGGGCATTGGGGATGGCAAGGGCTGCCCTTGAAGTCGCAGCTCTTTATAGTACAAAACGCAAAGCCTTTGGACAGAAGATTAAAGATTTTCAAGGCGTGAGTTTCAAAGTTGCCGACTCCATTACACGATTGGATGCTGCTCGTTCCCTGGTCTATGCAGCCGCGAAAGCTATAGATTCTGGAATTCCATCATCCCAAGGCCGCCGGATGGTGTCGGAGGCCAAGAAATTCGCGACGGAAACAGCATGGGCTGTAGTCAACGATGCCATGCAGATGATGGGCGGCATTGGATACACGAACGTCTTTCCCGTGGAGCGGCTATTGCGGGACACTCGCTTAATTATGATCTGGACAGGAACCAATGAAGTAATGAATCTGATTATTCAGCATGAATATTACAAAGAGCTCCACACCCAAATGCAAAACCACCGTGCCATAGAAGAAGACGCCCAAAACGCACATCTCAACGAAGAAAAGGTATACGAATAA
- the nuoE gene encoding NADH-quinone oxidoreductase subunit NuoE, whose amino-acid sequence MCSNPSQLYNPYQQLDRYIDSLPYKKENLIAILHHAQQLFGYLPDKVQKHIALKLDIPSAKVYGVVSFYSFFTMKPRGKHVVNVCMGTACFVRGSEKLQQEIEKQLGIKTGQTTDDELFSLDSLRCVGACGLAPVMMVDGKVYGRLKDPEEIKQILNQYREPALKEGTLS is encoded by the coding sequence ATGTGCAGCAACCCTTCCCAATTATATAATCCTTATCAACAACTAGACCGGTACATTGACAGCCTTCCTTACAAAAAGGAAAACTTAATTGCCATCCTGCACCATGCTCAACAACTTTTTGGCTACTTACCGGATAAGGTCCAGAAGCATATAGCTCTTAAACTTGATATCCCTTCTGCTAAGGTTTACGGAGTTGTAAGTTTCTACTCCTTTTTCACCATGAAACCTCGCGGGAAGCATGTGGTGAATGTTTGTATGGGGACTGCCTGTTTTGTACGCGGGTCGGAGAAACTGCAACAAGAAATTGAAAAACAACTGGGGATTAAAACCGGACAGACAACCGACGATGAACTCTTTTCACTGGATTCCTTGCGTTGTGTAGGGGCCTGCGGCCTCGCTCCTGTAATGATGGTCGATGGGAAAGTCTATGGGCGCCTTAAAGATCCGGAAGAAATCAAACAAATTTTAAATCAATACCGGGAACCCGCTTTGAAGGAAGGAACCTTATCATGA
- a CDS encoding NADH-quinone oxidoreductase subunit NuoF, with translation MKLKTLEDLNTLKAEHQVLLQNRRTDHPISIADAQGLPRQVMVCGGTGCHASDSPEIVDEFQKELKRRGLSEQIHVLQTGCFGFCEKGPILEVHPDNVLYLEVSPKDVPDIIEEHFVQGKPLERLLYKDPNTEKPIISDLPFYHSQMRIALRNCSLISPEDIKEYIAVDGYQALSKVLFEMTPETVVDVIKKSGLRGRGGGGFPTGVKWELARNNEANQRYIICNADEGDPGAFMDRSILEGDPHTVLEAMLIAGYTIGSSHGFIYIRAEYPLAIHRLETAIKQAKQYGLLGKEILGSTFCFDIEIKYGAGAFVCGEETALIHSIEGARGEPSVKPPFPAEQGLWGKPTCVNNVETLANIPPIILKGAEWYAGIGTEKSKGTKVFALAGKVNNVGLVEVPMGTTLRQIIFDIGGGIKHHKTFKAAQTGGPSGGCIPTKYLDTPIDYESLIAIGSMMGSGGLIVMDESDCMVNIAKFYLEFTVDESCGRCTACRVGTKRLHEILTKITEGKGNLDDLDQLVKLGKTIKDSSLCGLGQSAPNPVLSTIEYFRDEYIAHIVDKTCPAGVCKSLLKFDITDKCKGCTLCAKNCPAGCITGTPKELHSIDQERCLKCGACLENCRFDAIIRH, from the coding sequence ATGAAACTTAAAACGCTTGAAGATCTCAACACCCTTAAAGCCGAACATCAGGTTCTCCTTCAAAACCGGCGAACTGACCATCCTATTTCAATCGCTGATGCCCAGGGATTGCCAAGACAAGTCATGGTCTGCGGGGGAACAGGCTGCCATGCCTCCGATAGTCCTGAAATTGTGGATGAATTTCAAAAAGAACTTAAGCGGCGCGGGCTCTCTGAGCAAATTCACGTTCTGCAAACGGGATGTTTTGGCTTCTGTGAAAAAGGACCAATTCTTGAAGTTCACCCCGACAATGTTCTTTACCTTGAGGTTTCCCCCAAGGATGTTCCGGATATTATTGAAGAACACTTCGTTCAAGGCAAACCCCTCGAACGCCTGCTCTATAAAGATCCCAATACAGAAAAGCCTATCATCTCAGACCTTCCTTTCTATCACAGTCAAATGCGAATTGCCCTGCGCAACTGCAGCTTAATTTCGCCTGAGGATATAAAGGAATATATTGCCGTTGACGGATACCAAGCCTTGTCCAAAGTCTTATTCGAAATGACTCCTGAGACGGTGGTTGACGTTATCAAAAAAAGCGGTCTGCGCGGGCGCGGCGGCGGGGGATTTCCAACCGGCGTGAAGTGGGAACTGGCTCGAAACAATGAAGCAAATCAGCGTTACATTATCTGCAACGCTGACGAGGGTGATCCCGGTGCCTTTATGGACCGTTCAATTCTCGAAGGGGATCCTCATACGGTATTAGAAGCAATGCTGATCGCCGGCTATACCATCGGGTCCTCCCACGGCTTTATCTATATACGCGCTGAATATCCCCTGGCTATACACCGCTTAGAAACTGCCATTAAACAAGCAAAACAGTATGGGTTGCTCGGTAAAGAAATATTGGGCAGTACTTTTTGTTTTGATATTGAAATCAAATACGGCGCAGGAGCGTTTGTCTGCGGAGAAGAAACGGCCCTCATCCATTCTATCGAGGGAGCCCGCGGCGAACCTTCAGTTAAACCACCCTTTCCCGCTGAGCAAGGGCTCTGGGGGAAGCCCACATGTGTCAATAATGTAGAAACCTTGGCCAACATTCCCCCCATTATTTTAAAAGGGGCTGAATGGTATGCCGGAATTGGCACTGAAAAAAGCAAAGGAACAAAGGTCTTCGCTTTAGCCGGAAAGGTCAATAACGTTGGTCTGGTAGAAGTCCCTATGGGGACGACGCTGCGGCAGATCATTTTTGATATCGGCGGAGGAATTAAGCATCATAAGACCTTTAAAGCTGCCCAAACGGGAGGGCCCTCAGGTGGATGTATCCCCACAAAATATTTAGACACCCCCATTGATTATGAATCCTTAATCGCCATTGGTTCCATGATGGGGTCCGGCGGTCTGATCGTAATGGACGAGAGCGATTGCATGGTTAATATCGCTAAGTTCTATTTGGAATTCACGGTGGATGAATCTTGCGGCCGCTGTACGGCTTGCCGGGTGGGTACGAAACGCCTCCATGAAATCCTAACTAAAATAACCGAAGGAAAAGGAAATCTTGATGATCTGGATCAACTGGTCAAATTAGGCAAAACCATTAAAGATTCCTCTCTTTGCGGGCTGGGGCAAAGTGCACCTAATCCGGTTCTTTCTACCATTGAATATTTTCGGGACGAATACATAGCCCATATCGTTGATAAAACTTGTCCGGCAGGTGTTTGCAAAAGTTTGCTTAAATTTGATATTACCGATAAATGCAAGGGATGTACCCTTTGTGCTAAGAACTGTCCGGCAGGCTGCATCACAGGAACACCTAAAGAGCTGCACAGCATTGACCAAGAACGCTGCTTAAAATGCGGGGCCTGCCTGGAAAATTGCCGTTTCGACGCTATTATTCGCCATTAA